In one window of uncultured Acetobacteroides sp. DNA:
- a CDS encoding RelA/SpoT family protein gives MAKAEQPQLSIQEEQDMVNERFEEMLSSCIRQIDENGVAMIRKAFEFANEAHMGVRRKSGEPYILHPISVARIVAHEIGLGAKSITSALLHDVVEDTEFTIEDIEHRFGTKIAYMVDGLTKMSGVFDQNASLQAENFRKMLLTITDDIRVIIIKLADRLHNMRTLDSMPPHKQMKIASETIYLFAPLAHRLGLYAIKSELEDLSLKYRFPEAYDRILKKIEETEANRHELIQQFTHPILEKLQESNIVFELSSRMKSIYSIWRKMQVKKVSFEEIYDLFAIRIVFEPSPGIPERAQCWHIYSIITEIYKPKPDRLRDWVSTPKANGYEALHCTVMGPLGTWVEVQIRSERMNDIAERGFAAHWKYKSGDQTAAERESEIDKWIRRIRELLEDPKSDAIEFLEDFKLNLFGAEIVLFTPKGMEKVMPQGATALDFAYEIHSEIGNHSIGAKVNHKLVPLNHILNSGDQVEILTANNQKPQSEWLNFVTTAKAKSYIKSAMKSEVKNRIAKGKEILASRLQELGLTPNSRVLNKLLPAYKMQSKEEFYSKIGAGIINIDDFKNILKQNKPNRFVRYWNITFGGLVHINTNSNRDFEEEEKPSVDIKKPFMLEENVVDNTATLSYVRSECCRPIPGDDVIGYLDEDDNVVIHKKGCPEAIRLSAQHGDRIVNAKWSVHKLMSFLSRIEVRGIDRIGIISDIAGLISDQLNVNMRRFTIESHDGIFEGYIDLYVHSRTDLNNLILGLMKIKGIDSINRVEKVEE, from the coding sequence CGCATCGTAGCCCACGAAATTGGGCTAGGGGCAAAGTCTATAACCTCCGCATTGCTGCACGATGTGGTAGAGGATACCGAGTTTACCATCGAGGATATTGAGCATCGGTTTGGAACCAAGATCGCCTATATGGTTGATGGGTTAACCAAGATGTCGGGGGTGTTCGACCAGAACGCCTCGCTTCAAGCCGAGAACTTTCGGAAGATGCTGCTCACCATTACTGACGACATTCGGGTTATTATCATAAAGCTGGCGGATAGGCTCCATAATATGCGGACGCTCGATTCGATGCCTCCGCATAAGCAGATGAAGATTGCCAGCGAAACCATCTACCTCTTTGCCCCGTTAGCCCATCGCCTAGGGCTTTATGCCATCAAGTCGGAGTTAGAAGATTTAAGCCTAAAGTACCGCTTCCCCGAGGCGTACGATAGGATTCTTAAGAAGATTGAGGAGACTGAGGCCAACCGACACGAGCTAATACAGCAGTTTACTCACCCAATTCTAGAAAAACTGCAGGAAAGCAACATCGTGTTTGAGTTGAGCAGCCGGATGAAGTCGATCTACTCCATCTGGAGAAAGATGCAGGTGAAAAAAGTATCCTTCGAGGAGATCTACGACCTCTTTGCCATTCGAATAGTTTTCGAACCATCACCAGGAATACCCGAGCGCGCACAATGCTGGCACATTTACTCCATAATTACCGAAATATACAAGCCAAAACCAGATAGACTTCGCGACTGGGTAAGTACTCCCAAAGCAAATGGCTATGAGGCTTTGCACTGTACAGTAATGGGACCTCTTGGTACATGGGTAGAAGTGCAAATTCGGTCTGAGCGCATGAACGATATTGCCGAGCGCGGCTTTGCTGCCCACTGGAAGTATAAGTCCGGTGATCAAACTGCTGCTGAGAGGGAGTCGGAAATTGATAAGTGGATACGTCGTATTCGCGAGCTGCTCGAAGACCCTAAAAGCGATGCAATAGAGTTCTTGGAGGATTTTAAACTTAACCTTTTTGGAGCCGAAATTGTGCTGTTTACCCCTAAAGGGATGGAGAAGGTCATGCCCCAAGGTGCAACCGCGCTTGATTTTGCCTACGAGATTCACTCGGAGATTGGCAATCACTCAATAGGGGCGAAGGTGAACCACAAATTGGTGCCGCTTAACCATATCCTTAATAGCGGGGATCAGGTGGAGATACTTACCGCGAATAACCAAAAACCACAGAGCGAATGGCTCAACTTTGTGACTACCGCAAAGGCAAAATCGTACATCAAAAGTGCGATGAAGTCCGAAGTGAAGAATCGAATAGCAAAAGGTAAAGAGATTCTTGCCAGCCGCCTACAGGAATTGGGGCTTACCCCAAATTCACGAGTTCTGAATAAGCTGCTTCCTGCCTATAAGATGCAATCGAAGGAGGAATTTTACAGTAAGATTGGTGCCGGTATCATTAATATCGATGATTTTAAGAATATCCTAAAGCAAAACAAGCCCAACCGCTTTGTCCGCTACTGGAATATTACCTTTGGTGGATTAGTTCATATTAATACCAATTCAAATCGAGATTTTGAGGAAGAGGAGAAGCCTAGCGTCGATATTAAGAAGCCATTCATGCTTGAGGAAAATGTGGTGGATAATACGGCGACACTCTCCTATGTTCGTTCTGAATGTTGTAGACCTATTCCTGGTGATGACGTAATCGGCTACCTCGACGAGGACGATAATGTAGTAATTCACAAGAAAGGGTGTCCTGAAGCAATTCGCCTTTCGGCACAGCACGGCGATAGAATTGTGAATGCAAAATGGTCGGTGCACAAGCTGATGTCCTTCCTTAGCCGAATTGAAGTTCGTGGAATAGATAGAATAGGAATCATAAGCGACATTGCAGGGCTTATTTCAGACCAACTCAACGTTAATATGCGCCGATTTACCATCGAAAGCCACGATGGCATATTCGAAGGGTATATTGACCTATATGTTCATAGTAGAACCGACCTGAATAACCTTATTCTAGGTCTTATGAAGATAAAAGGCATAGACTCCATCAATCGTGTAGAAAAGGTGGAGGAATAG